ATATACGGCGGCGAGGCCGCCGACTCCGCGGGCGGCGAGGCCGCCGACTCCCCGCAGTAGCGCACCGTGCGGTTCTTCAAGTATCACGGGCTCGGCAACGACTTCGTCGTCGTCGACCTCCGCGCCGCACAGCGCGGCGACGGTCCGTGGCCCGAGGACCCGCCGGCGGTCCGCGCGCTGTGCGATCGCCGGTTCGGCGTCGGCGCGGACGGCGTGTTGCCGATCCTGCCGCCGCAGGCCGACGGCGCCCACGCGCGGATGCGGGTGCTCAACGCCGACGGCAGCGAAGCGGAGATGTGCGGCAACGGCATCCGCTGCGTCGCCAAGCACCTGTACGAGCGCGATCCCGCGCTGCGGACGTCCCCGCTGCGCATCGACACCGGCGCGGGGACGCTGGCGTGCGCGGTCGACGCCGACGGGGGCACGGTCACCGCGGTGGCGGTGGACATGGGCCGGCCGCGGCTCCAACGGGGCGACATCCCCATGACGGGCCCGGCGAGCGAGCGCTGCGTCGCCGCGCCGCTCGACGTCGAGGGCCGTGCGATCACCGTCACCGCCGTGTCGATGGGCAATCCGCACGCGGTCGCGTTCGTCCCCGAGACCGGCCCGGCGCTGCGAGCCCTGGCCGAACGGGTCGGCCCGGCGATCGAGCGACATGCGTGGTTCCCTAACCGCACCAACGTCGAGTTCGCGCACGTCCACGCGCCCGATGCGATCGAACTCGTCGTGTGGGAACGCGGCTGCGGGATCACCCTCGCGTGCGGCACCGGCGCGTGCGCGACGGTGGTCGCGGCCTGCCTCGAGGGCCACTGTCGGCCCGGCGGCGACGTGGCCGTCAGCCTGCTCGGCGGCACCCTGCACATTCGCGTCGCGGGCGACTACAGCGGCGTGCGCATGCGCGGCCCGGCGACGCACGTGTTCGACGGCGACATCGACCTCGCAGCGCTCGACCTCGGACGCTGACCGGCCCGCGTCCGCCGCCGTTGCGCCGGCGCGGCCGTCTCGCCTACGATCGCACCGGAGGTGCTCGTATGACCCGCGCTGCCTGCGCCATCGCGATCGCACTCGGGTTCGGCGCTGCGGCGCGCGCCGAAGCGGCCGCGTGCGACTCCAATCTGATGATCGTCCTCGACCGAAGCTGCTCGATGAACAAGTCGCCGGGCGGCGGCGAACCGCGCACGAAATGGGACATCGCGGTCGACGCGATCGGCCAGCTCACGACCGCGTACGCGGGCCAGTTGCGGTTCGGCCTCATCATGTTCCCGGACGAGGACGGAGCCAACTGCGTCCAGGATGGGCCCATCTACGTGCCGGTCGGCGACGACACCGGCGCCGCCGTCGTCGCCGCGCTCGAAGCGACGCAGCCCACGGGCCCCTGCGTGACGAACATCGACACGGCCGTCGCCCAGGTGTCGGCCGATCCGGCCTTCGACGGAACGCCGGACCCGTCTGGGCGGCGCGGTTTCGCGCTGCTCATCACGGATGGCAAGCAGTCGGGAAGTTGCGGCGGCAACGGAGCAGACCCGACCACCATCGCTAACCTCGAGGCGCTGTACGCGGCCGGTTATCCGACCTACGTCGTCGGGTTCGGCGGCGGCGTCGATCCGGACGACTTGGCCGCGTTCGCCGCCGCCGGCGGCGTGCCCCGTGCCGGCGACCCGCCCTACTACCAGGCCGACGACGCGGCCGCGCTCGCGGAGGCGCTCGACGCGATCGCCGGCGACATCGTCGGCGACCCGGAGCTCGGCGGCTGCGCCGGCACGCCCTGCCCCGACGGCCGTTGCTTCGGCGACGGCGAGCGCTGCGTCGACGGCGTGTGCGTCGTCGACCGACCGGATGCCGGCCCCACGCCGGACGCGGGCGCCGCCGACGGCGGCGGCGCGGACGGGGGCGGCGGCGCGGCAGCCGGGGATGGCGACGGCGGCTGCGGCTGCCGCGCCGGCGGCCGCACACCGGCCGGTCCGACCGGCGCCATGGCCCTCGCCGCGCTGGTCGCGCTGGCTCGTTTCCGCCGTCGCGGCTCGCCGCGACGCGCGTGACCGCGCCGCGGCCGGGGCGCGGTCCGCCGAGTCGCAGGGCAACACGCGATCGACGACGACCGCGACCGGCCGCGCTCGCGGTCGACGGCGCATGCTTCGGCCGGAGCCCCGGGCGGCCGCGCCGCGCGAGGATCGGGGGACGCGGCACGGCACGCGTGGCCGGCGCCAGCTCGACCAAGCCGCGCCGCGCGCCGCCGGGATCTCGCCGGTCCGATGCGGACGCCGGCGCGGTGTGCCGCGCCAGCGCGGCGAGCCGGCAAGCGGCTCGTTCGCCCCGCTCGAGGATGTCCGCCGCGGCGAGGGCTACGACGGCGGTTGCCGTCCGGCGCAGCCCGAGTCAGAACAGCGCGCCCTGGCCGCCCCGCTCCGGTGCAGGCACGCCGAGGTGCTCGAACGCGCGGCGGTTCGCGACGCGCCCGCGCGACGTCCGCGCGATGAACCCCTCTTGCAACAAGAACGGTTCGATGACCTCCTCGAGCGTGCCGCGTTCCTCGCTCATCGACGCGGCGAGCGCCTCGACGCCGACCGGCCCGCCGTCGAAGCGCTCGACCAGGATGGTGAGATAGGTGCGGTCCAGGCGGTCGAGGCCGGCCTGGTCCACCTGCAGCCGATCGAGCGCCGACGCCGCCAGCGGCCGGGTGATGCTGCCGTCCCCCTCGACCTCGGCGAAGTCGCGCACGCGGCGAAGCAGCCGGTTGGCGATGCGCGGCGTGCCTCGCGACCGCCCCGCGATCTCCGCCGCCCCGCCCGCGTCGATCGGGACGCCCAGCAGTCGCGCCGACCGCGACACGATTGCCGTGAGGTCGTCGACGCCGTAGTACGAAAGCTGCGCGTGGAACCCGAACCGGTTGTGCAGCGGCCCGGTGAGCAACCCCACGCGCGTGGTCGCGCCGAGCAGCGTAAACGGCGGCACCGTGAGATTGACCGTCTTGGCGTGCGGCCCCTCGCCGAGGACGAAATCGAAGCGGAAGTCCTCCATCGCCGGGTAGAGATTTTCCTCGACGACCGGGCTGAGCCGATGGATCTCGTCGATGAACAGCACGTCGCCGGCCGACAGCGACGTGAGCAGTTGCGCCAGCGCGCCCTTGTGATCGATGGCCGGGCCGCTGGTCGTGTGCAGCCGCACCCCCATCTCGTTGGCGATGACGTGGGCCAAGGTCGTCTTGCCGAGGCCGGGGGGCCCGGCGAACAGGATGTGGTCGAGCGCCTCGCCCCGCTTGCGCGCGGCCGCGACGAACACGCGCAAGTTGTCGAGCAGCTCGCGCTGGCCGACGTAGTCGGCGAAGGACTGCGGCCGCAGAGCGTTTTGCAGCTCGACCTCGCCGAGCTGTTCGCGCGGATCGAGCGCGTCGCGGTCGACGTGCGCCTGGCGAGCCATGGTCCTTCCCGTATACCCCAGCCGTCCGACATGCGCGACAATCCGCCGCCGGGACGGCCGCCGCGCCCCGCGCGGGCGGCGTCACCGCGGCATCTTCTGCAGTGCCGCGCGCAGCAGCATCTCGAGCGTCGTCCCGTCGCCGGGGACGTCGAGGGCGGCGACCGCCTTGTCGGCGGCCGCCGGCCGGTAGCCGAGGCTCACCAGAGCCGCCGCGACCTCGTCGAGCAGCGGATCCCGCGCGCCGGTCGGCCCCGGGCCGGCCCCTGCCGCCCCCCAGCTCGCCAGCAACAGCTCGCACCGCTCGCGCAACGTAAACACGATCTTCTTGGCCGTCGCCTTGCCGATCCCCTTGAGCGACGCGAGCCCGGCTTCGTCGCCCGCGGCGATCATCTGCGCGGCGGTCACGTGGCCGGCGGCCGACAGCACCTTCAGCGCCCCGGCCGGTCCCATCTTGTCCACGTCGGTCAGGGCGCAGAACAGCTCGCGCTCCTCGAGCGTGGCGAACCCGTACAGCGCGAACCGGTCCTGCGCGAAGTGCGTATGGACGTGCAGCGTCACCCGACTTCCCACCGCCGGCAGCGCCGCGCGCGTGGCGGCCGACACCGCGGCCTCGTAGCCGACGCCGCCACAGTCGACGACGACGTACTCGACGCCGCGCGGGTCGACGCGGTGTTCGACGAACGTGCCGTGCAGCCTGGCGATCATGCGACGCCTCCGGCCGCGCGCGCATGCGTGAGCGCGACCGCCAACGCATCGGCGGCATCCGCCGGCGGCGCGGTGCGCAGGCCCACGAGCGTTTGTACCATGCGTGCGACCTGGTCCTTGCTCGCGCGACCGTGGCCCGCGACCGTCTTTTTCACCATCGCCGGAGGATACGAATGCACCCGCAGGCCGGCCATCCCGGCCACGGCGAACACGGTGCCCCGCGCGTGCGCCAGCGCGAGCGCCGACCGCGAGTTGATCCCGCGAAACACGTCCTCGACGGCCACGACCACGGGTTTCAGGTCGGCGATGACCTGCGCGAGATCGCGCGCCAGCTCGGCGAGCCTGTCCTCGAGCGGCGCAGCCGCGGTCGCTCCGAGCACGCCGCACTCGATGTACGCACACTCACCCCGCGCGTCCGCGTCCACCACCGCGTAGCCGCAGCGCCGGCTGCCGGGGTCGACACCCAGCACGCGCATCACGCGCTCACGCGGTCGGCCAGCTCATCGTCGATGTCGTAATTGGCGTAGACGTTCTGCACGTCGTCGAGGTCTTCGAGCGCGCCGATGAGCTTGAGCACCGACGACGCGGTGTCCGGATCGGTGAGGGTCACGCGCGTGTCGGGCACGTTGTCGACCTCGGCGTGCTCGATCGGAATGCCGGCCGCCTCGATGGCCTCCTTCACCGCGAGGAACTGAGACGGATCGGTGTCCACCGTCCATACCTCGCCGTCGTCGCGGACGTCCTCGGCGCCGGCCTCGAGCGCGACTTCCATGATGCGATCCTCGGACGCCGCCGACTGCAGCACGTTGATCAGGCCGCGCTTCTTGAACATCCACGACACCGACCCGGACGCGCCCAGGTTGCCGCCGTGCTTGTCAAAGATGTGACGCACCTCGCCGACCGTGCGGTTGCGGTTGTCGGTCATGCACTCGACGACGATGGCGACCCCGGCCGGGGCGTAGCCTTCGTAGACGACCTCCTCGAACGCTTCGCCGCCGCCGCCAGTGCCCTTTTCGATCGCGCGCTCGATGTTGGCCTTCGGCACGTTCGCCGAGCGCGCCCGGTCGATCGCCAACCGCAGGCGCGGATTGCCCGCAGGGTCCCCCCCGCCCATGCGCGCGGCAACCTGGATCTCCTTGATCAGCTTCGTCCACTGCTGCGACCGTTTGGCGTCGACAGCGGCTTTTTTGCGCTTGATGGTCGACCATTTGCTGTGGCCGGACATACCGGGAAGGTACCGCTCGGCGCCGCAGCCAGGCAACCGCGTCGCGCACCTGACGACGTGCGGCCGGCCGCGCGTGCCGTACAATCCCGCCGATGCTCCGCCGCGCCGCCCGATGGATCGCGACGGCCGCCGCCGCGTGGCTCGCCGCGTGCAACGCCCGCCCGGCGCGGTCTCCCGCGGCCTCCGATCCGGTCCGCACGGCCGCCCGCGCGTACCGGATCGAGCGCCCGGAGCAGCTGCTGTCCGGCCCCGCCGCCGACGGGCGGACGGGGGACTACCGCATCGACAACGGCATCGTCGCGGCCGTGGTCAACGCGCCCGACAACGCGCTGGGATTCGCGTTCTCCGGCGGCAACGTGATCGACGCCGCCCGCGCCGGCGGCGACGACGCGCTGCGCCAGGTGTTCGTCTATCTCGACGATCAGTTTCCGCGCCAGGCCGTGTTCGACCGGGTCGACGTGGCGGTCGCCGAGGGCGACGAAGCCGTGCTCGTGGCGCGCGGCGTCGACAGCGACGACCCGGCCGTCGAGATCGTGCATGAAGTGCGCCTCGCCGCGGGGGCCGACTATCTGACGCTTCGCACGACCGTGCGCAACCGCGGCCCCCAGCCGGTCACCGGCTACGAACTCGGCGACGTGATCCAGTGGGGCGCGTGCGAACGGTTCGCGCCCGGCTCCGGCGACGCCCGCGGCCGCCTCGACCTACCGTGGGTCGCGGGCGACTGCGGCGCGGTGAGCTACGGCTACGCGGCAGCGCGCGGGCGGCTCGGCGGTCCGCACGGGTCGTCGTGGAGCGATCCGGTCGTCGACACGGTCGACCTCGCCCCCGGCGCATCGTCGACCTACGAACGGTTCCTCATCGTCGGCGACGGCGGCGGCGTCGCGACGGTCGCGGGGCGCGCGCTCGCGCTGCGCGGCGAGCCGGTACGCCCCGTCGCCGGCACCGTGGTCGATCCGCGCGGTACGCCGGTCGCAGACGCGGTCGTCGAGGCCCTTCGCGACGGCGCACCGCACATGCGAGCGCGCAGCAACGCGCAAGGCGGGTTCGCGCTGCCGCTGGCGCCGAACGCCGATTACGAGTTGGTCGCGCATGCACCGGGACGCGTCGGCCGCCCGCGCAGCGTGTCGACCGCGGACCCGGTGGCGCCCATCGAACTGCTCGTGTCCGCGCAGTCGGTCGCGCGCGTGCGGGTGTCGCCGCGCGGCCCGGCCAAGATCACCGTGCTCGGGGTCGACGGGACGCCGGACCCGACCCTCGGCCCGCGCCATCGCGCCGCCGGTGCGGGCCGTGTGGCGATCACCCGCAACGGCGTCGTCGACATTCCACTCGTCCCCGGGCGCTATCGGTTCGTCGCGTCGCGCGGCATCGAATGGACGATCGATGCGCGGGAGGCCGCCGTCGCCAGCGGAGAAACCGTGGCCGTCGACCTGGCGATCGAACGGGCCGTCGCGACGCCGGGCTACCTCGCCGGCGACTTCCACCAGCACGCGCGCCCGTCCGGCGACGCGGCGGTGTCGCTCGACGACCGCGTGCTCACCAATCTCGCCGAGGGCGTCGAGATCCTCGGCGCCACCGACCACAACGCGATCACCGACTACGCCGCCGCGGTGGCGCGCGCCGGCGCGCGGGGCGCGATCGCGATCGTCACCGGCGTCGAGGCGACCAGCGAGTACTACGGCCACTTCAACGCCTTCCCGCTGCCGCTTGCCCCCGACGCCCCGCGCGGAGGCGCGCCCAACGCGGGACGCATGCGTCCCGGCGACATCTTCGACGCCGTCCGGGCCATCGCCCCCGGCGCGATCGTTCAGGTCAACCACCCGCGCGCCGCGGGGATCGGCTACTTCCGGCTGGCGGGCTTCGATGCGGATGCCGACCGTCCTCCGGCCGGGTTCCGGCTCGACTTCGACGCGATCGAGGTGCTCAACGGCAAGCGATTCGACGAGACCCCCGACGTGCTGCGCGACTGGTTCTGGCTGCTGCGCCACGGCCACCGGGTCACCGCAATGGGCAATTCGGACAGCCATTACGTCGTAGGCCAGGAGGTCGGCTATCCGCGCAGCTACGTCGGCGCCGGCACGGACGACCCGGGCCGCGTCACGCCCGACGCGGTGGTCGACGCGATTCGCCGCGGCGACGTCGTCGTCACCAACGGCCCGTATCTACGCGTCGAGGCCGGCGGGCGGTCCGCCGTAGGCCGCACGTTGCCGCCGGGGACGCCGGTGCGCGTCTCCGTCGACGCCGCTCCCTGGGTCCACGTCGACACGCTCACGCTGTACCGGGACGGGACAGAGTTCGAACGCATTCCAGTGGCGGCCGGCGCGCGCGTCGACCGTACGCTGCCGCCCGGCAGCTGGTACGTGTTCCTCGTGCGCGGCAGCCGGCCCCTCGATCCGGTCGCGCCGGGGGCGGTGCCGTTCGCGCTCGCCAACCCGGTGTGGATCGAACCGGCGCGGTGACGCGCGGGTTCCCAGTGCGCACCGCGGTCGTCTATCATGGAATCAACACCGCCGTATCGCCGGGAACCGATGCGGCCGGTCGCCCACCAGCCTCTCCGCCACCGTGCCTCCGCAGACGAAGTCCAAGTCCGCCCGTGCGGCGGCCGGCGATCTGACCGACGCCGACGTCGTCGCGGCGGTCGACGCCGTGCTCGCGGAGCGCGGCTACGACGGCCTCACCGTCCAGGCCGTCGCGGCGCGCGCCGGCGTGCGCGCGGCGGACCTGCGCGCACGGTTCCGCTCGCCGCACGACCTGTTCGACCTGGCGCTCGCCGCGTACTACGACCGCCACCGCACGGCGCTCGCGGCCGCGCTCGCGGCAGACGCGCCGCTTCGCGACCGCGTGCACCAACTCGTCGACGCGTGGCTCGACACGGTGGATGCCAACCCCACCTACGCGCGCATCGTCCAGGCGCAGCTCGCGACCGACGGCCGGCACGCGGAACGCATCCGCGAACACCTGCGCCGCGCGCTCGCGCCGATCGAAACGCTACTAGCCGAGGTCACGCCCGCCGACGGGCCGCTGGCCGCACGCCACTTCCACGTGAGCCTCGCCGGTGTCATCGCGAGCTACTTCACCTATACGCCGATCATCGGCACGCGCGCCTGGGGCAACAACCCGCTGTCGCCCGGAGCGCTGGCCGAGCGCCGCGCCCACGTTCACTGGATCGTGGACGTGTGGCTCGACGCGCTGACCCGGCGCTAGGTGGCCGCTGCGTATCGGCGCGCCAGCGAGGTTGCGAGCTGCGAGGCGAGGTTCGGCGCACGCCCGCAGCGCACGAGGGCGCGTATCAACACCGAAGGGCGCGAGGACGTACGCCGAACATCGCCCGCCGATCGCGACCGCAGTCAGGTGGCCATCCGCAACAGCCACCTGGGTGGCGCCTTCGCGCGCTCGGCTCGCACCGCGCGCGCTACGGGAATACCTGTCGCTGGACGTAGGCGGCGCGGATGCGCTCGAGCGCAGACGCATACGCTGCCGTCCGCGCCGTCACCTTGCGCTCGCGCGCCAGATCGAACACGCGATGGAAGGCCTTCTTGATCTTCTGCGCCAGCTTCGCGTCGACCTCTTCCAGTTCCCAGTGCTCGCTCTTTTTGTTCTGGACCCACTCGAAGTACGACACGATCACACCGCCGGAGTTGCACAGAATGTCCGGAATGACGTCGATCCCCTTGTCGTACAGCACCTTCTCGGCCTCGAGCGTGGTCGGTCCGTTGGCGGCTTCGGCGACGACGCGGACGTCGATGTCCGCGACGTTGTCCGCGCGAATCTGGTTTTCGAGCGCTGCCGGCACGAGGATGTCGGCCTTGATCTTGAACAGGTCCGACATCGGGATCTCCTCGGCCTCGGGGAACTCGGCCAGGTTGCGGTTGGTCTCGTAAAACTTGGCGAGGGCGAACGGATCGATGCCCTTGTCGTTGTAGATCGCCGTGCGGCTGTTGCACGTGGCCAGCAGTCGCGCGCCGTGTTGCGCCAGCAGGATCGACGTGTGCATTCCGGCGTTGCCGAACCCCTGCACGACGAAGCTCGCTCCGGAGAGGTCGAACTTGTTGCGCTTGGCCCACTGCTCGATGCAGAACACGACCCCCTGCCCGGTCGCCTTGTCGCGCCCCTCCGAGCCGCCGCACTCGAGCGTCTTGCCGGTGACGACGTGTTTCGTGTTGAACCGCTCCAGCGACGGGTTGGCGTTCATGTACGTGTCCATCATCCACACCATCGTCTGCGCGTTCGTGCCGACGTCCGGCGCGGGGATGTCGTACTCGGGGCCGATGTTGCTCGCGAGCGCGTGGATGAACCGGCGCGTGAGCCGCATCAGCTCGTCCTGGCTGTGCTGTTTCGGATCGAACTGCACGCCGCCCTTGCCGCCGCCGAACGGCAGGTGTGCCAGCGCGCACTTGAACGTCATCCACATCGCGAGCGCCTTGACCTCGTCGATGTGGACGTCCGGGTGGTAGCGCATGCCGCCCTTGTACGGGCCGAGGATGTTGTTGTGCTGGACCCGGTACCCCTTGAACAGCCGGTACTGTCCGTCGTCCATCCGCACGGGGAAGTGAATCATCACCTCGTTCTTCGGCTGGGACAGGATCGTTCGGATCCACGGCTCGAGGTCGATCAGGTCCGCGCCCGCCTCGAACTGAGCCACCGCGGTCTGATAGGGGTCGTAGTCGCCGGTGCGTGACATGAAGGCGATTTATCACGAGCCGGCCGCCGAAAGCGCGGCCGGCTCGTGCCTGCCGGCCTGGCGCGTTGCGTCATCGGCGCGTGCGCACCGGCGACGGCTGCCGTACCATGGGGCCGATGTCCGAGTGGTCACCGACGAGTTGGCGCGAAAAGCGCGCGCTGCAACAACCGGCCTATCCGGATGCGGCGGCCGTCGACCGCGTCGTCGCCGAAATCGCGAAGCTGCCGCCGCTGGTGACGTCGTGGGAGGTCGAGCAGCTCAAGAGCCTGCTGGCCCGAGCGGCCCGCGGGGATGCGTTCGTCCTCCAGGGCGGCGACTGCGCCGAGAGTTTCGACGAGTGCGACTCGTCCGCGATCGCGGCCAAGCTCAAGATCCTGCTCCAGATGAGCCTCGTGCTGATCCATGCGACGCACAAGCCGGTCGTCCGGATCGGCCGCATCGCGGGCCAGTACGCGAAGCCGCGCTCCAAGGACACGGAGACGCGCGACGGCGTCGAGCTGCCCAGCTATCGCGGCGACCTCGTCAACCGGTCGCCGTTCACCGCGGCCGACCGCACCCCGGATCCAACGCTGCTGTTGCGCGGCTACGAGCGCGCGGCGCTCACGCTCAACTTCATCCGCGCCCTGGCCGACGGCGGCTTCGCCGACCTGCACCACACCGAGTACTGGGACCTCGGCTTCGCGCGCGACGCACCGGCGCGCGCCGAATACGAGCAGTTGGTCGAGTCGATCCGCGACTCCCTCGTGTTCATGGAGACGGTGGCCGGCGTCCACATCGACGACATGCGGCGGGTCGACTTCTACACGAGCCACGAGGGGCTGTCGCTGCTGTACGAGCAGGCGCAGACACGGCGCGTGCCGCGCCGTGAAGGCTGGTACAACCTGTCGACCCATTTCCCGTGGATCGGCATGCGAACGGCGCAGGTAGACGGCGCGCATGTCGAGTTCTTCCGCGGCATTCGCAACCCGATCGCCGTCAAGATCGGGCCGGGCATGACCCGCGAGTGGCTCACCGAGCTGATCCGTGTGCTCAACCCGGACGACGAGCCGGGGAGGCTCACGTTGATCCACCGGCTCGGCGCCGACCGGGTCGAACACGCGCTGCCGCCGCTGATCGAGGCGGTTCAGGCGGCCGGTGCGACTGTCACGTGGCTGTGCGATCCGATGCACGGCAACACGGAGACGACCGCCGACGGGATCAAGACCCGCCGCTTCGACAACATCCTCGCCGAACTCGAGCGCTCGTTCGACGTCCACGCGCGATCCGGCACCGTCCTGGGCGGCGTCCACTTCGAACTCACCGGCGAGGATGTGACCGAATGCATCGGCGGCGCGCGCGGGCTGAGCGAGGCCGACCTCAAACGCGCCTACCGGTCGCAGGTCGACCCGCGGCTCAACTACGAGCAGTCGCTCGAAATGGCGCTGCGCATCGCGACGAAGCTCAAGGCGGCTCGCCGCGCCCGCGGCTGACCGCGCGCGGCCGCCGGCATCATTCCGCGGTCACCGGCAGCAGCATGCGCGCGAGCGCGTCCGGATCGCGCACCTTCTGGTCGCGCAACCAGGTCCGCGCGGCGGCGGCGGCGCGCGCGCCGGCCGCGTCGCCCGCGATCTGCCCACAGCGCAGGCGAGCGACCGCGGCGTGCAGCGACGTCCCCTGCCCCGCCAGGTCGTGCGCGGCCTTCGCCCACTCGCGGCCGGCGGCGGCGCGCGCGCCGTCGAGCG
This window of the Deltaproteobacteria bacterium genome carries:
- a CDS encoding diaminopimelate epimerase encodes the protein MRFFKYHGLGNDFVVVDLRAAQRGDGPWPEDPPAVRALCDRRFGVGADGVLPILPPQADGAHARMRVLNADGSEAEMCGNGIRCVAKHLYERDPALRTSPLRIDTGAGTLACAVDADGGTVTAVAVDMGRPRLQRGDIPMTGPASERCVAAPLDVEGRAITVTAVSMGNPHAVAFVPETGPALRALAERVGPAIERHAWFPNRTNVEFAHVHAPDAIELVVWERGCGITLACGTGACATVVAACLEGHCRPGGDVAVSLLGGTLHIRVAGDYSGVRMRGPATHVFDGDIDLAALDLGR
- a CDS encoding VWA domain-containing protein — its product is MTRAACAIAIALGFGAAARAEAAACDSNLMIVLDRSCSMNKSPGGGEPRTKWDIAVDAIGQLTTAYAGQLRFGLIMFPDEDGANCVQDGPIYVPVGDDTGAAVVAALEATQPTGPCVTNIDTAVAQVSADPAFDGTPDPSGRRGFALLITDGKQSGSCGGNGADPTTIANLEALYAAGYPTYVVGFGGGVDPDDLAAFAAAGGVPRAGDPPYYQADDAAALAEALDAIAGDIVGDPELGGCAGTPCPDGRCFGDGERCVDGVCVVDRPDAGPTPDAGAADGGGADGGGGAAAGDGDGGCGCRAGGRTPAGPTGAMALAALVALARFRRRGSPRRA
- the ruvB gene encoding Holliday junction branch migration DNA helicase RuvB, coding for MARQAHVDRDALDPREQLGEVELQNALRPQSFADYVGQRELLDNLRVFVAAARKRGEALDHILFAGPPGLGKTTLAHVIANEMGVRLHTTSGPAIDHKGALAQLLTSLSAGDVLFIDEIHRLSPVVEENLYPAMEDFRFDFVLGEGPHAKTVNLTVPPFTLLGATTRVGLLTGPLHNRFGFHAQLSYYGVDDLTAIVSRSARLLGVPIDAGGAAEIAGRSRGTPRIANRLLRRVRDFAEVEGDGSITRPLAASALDRLQVDQAGLDRLDRTYLTILVERFDGGPVGVEALAASMSEERGTLEEVIEPFLLQEGFIARTSRGRVANRRAFEHLGVPAPERGGQGALF
- a CDS encoding Holliday junction branch migration protein RuvA; the encoded protein is MIARLHGTFVEHRVDPRGVEYVVVDCGGVGYEAAVSAATRAALPAVGSRVTLHVHTHFAQDRFALYGFATLEERELFCALTDVDKMGPAGALKVLSAAGHVTAAQMIAAGDEAGLASLKGIGKATAKKIVFTLRERCELLLASWGAAGAGPGPTGARDPLLDEVAAALVSLGYRPAAADKAVAALDVPGDGTTLEMLLRAALQKMPR
- the ruvC gene encoding crossover junction endodeoxyribonuclease RuvC, which encodes MRVLGVDPGSRRCGYAVVDADARGECAYIECGVLGATAAAPLEDRLAELARDLAQVIADLKPVVVAVEDVFRGINSRSALALAHARGTVFAVAGMAGLRVHSYPPAMVKKTVAGHGRASKDQVARMVQTLVGLRTAPPADAADALAVALTHARAAGGVA
- a CDS encoding YebC/PmpR family DNA-binding transcriptional regulator; translation: MSGHSKWSTIKRKKAAVDAKRSQQWTKLIKEIQVAARMGGGDPAGNPRLRLAIDRARSANVPKANIERAIEKGTGGGGEAFEEVVYEGYAPAGVAIVVECMTDNRNRTVGEVRHIFDKHGGNLGASGSVSWMFKKRGLINVLQSAASEDRIMEVALEAGAEDVRDDGEVWTVDTDPSQFLAVKEAIEAAGIPIEHAEVDNVPDTRVTLTDPDTASSVLKLIGALEDLDDVQNVYANYDIDDELADRVSA
- a CDS encoding TetR family transcriptional regulator; translated protein: MRSRRGRCRSRSPTRCGSNRRGDARVPSAHRGRLSWNQHRRIAGNRCGRSPTSLSATVPPQTKSKSARAAAGDLTDADVVAAVDAVLAERGYDGLTVQAVAARAGVRAADLRARFRSPHDLFDLALAAYYDRHRTALAAALAADAPLRDRVHQLVDAWLDTVDANPTYARIVQAQLATDGRHAERIREHLRRALAPIETLLAEVTPADGPLAARHFHVSLAGVIASYFTYTPIIGTRAWGNNPLSPGALAERRAHVHWIVDVWLDALTRR
- a CDS encoding Glu/Leu/Phe/Val dehydrogenase, whose product is MSRTGDYDPYQTAVAQFEAGADLIDLEPWIRTILSQPKNEVMIHFPVRMDDGQYRLFKGYRVQHNNILGPYKGGMRYHPDVHIDEVKALAMWMTFKCALAHLPFGGGKGGVQFDPKQHSQDELMRLTRRFIHALASNIGPEYDIPAPDVGTNAQTMVWMMDTYMNANPSLERFNTKHVVTGKTLECGGSEGRDKATGQGVVFCIEQWAKRNKFDLSGASFVVQGFGNAGMHTSILLAQHGARLLATCNSRTAIYNDKGIDPFALAKFYETNRNLAEFPEAEEIPMSDLFKIKADILVPAALENQIRADNVADIDVRVVAEAANGPTTLEAEKVLYDKGIDVIPDILCNSGGVIVSYFEWVQNKKSEHWELEEVDAKLAQKIKKAFHRVFDLARERKVTARTAAYASALERIRAAYVQRQVFP
- a CDS encoding 3-deoxy-7-phosphoheptulonate synthase class II, which encodes MGPMSEWSPTSWREKRALQQPAYPDAAAVDRVVAEIAKLPPLVTSWEVEQLKSLLARAARGDAFVLQGGDCAESFDECDSSAIAAKLKILLQMSLVLIHATHKPVVRIGRIAGQYAKPRSKDTETRDGVELPSYRGDLVNRSPFTAADRTPDPTLLLRGYERAALTLNFIRALADGGFADLHHTEYWDLGFARDAPARAEYEQLVESIRDSLVFMETVAGVHIDDMRRVDFYTSHEGLSLLYEQAQTRRVPRREGWYNLSTHFPWIGMRTAQVDGAHVEFFRGIRNPIAVKIGPGMTREWLTELIRVLNPDDEPGRLTLIHRLGADRVEHALPPLIEAVQAAGATVTWLCDPMHGNTETTADGIKTRRFDNILAELERSFDVHARSGTVLGGVHFELTGEDVTECIGGARGLSEADLKRAYRSQVDPRLNYEQSLEMALRIATKLKAARRARG